The following coding sequences lie in one Gemmatimonadota bacterium genomic window:
- a CDS encoding BamA/TamA family outer membrane protein — MLATLLLFAQVQGAATAQVPAAYADAATEALVTRARQARQRNERLVTAYTTTVSSRMGVGIKALLRDRMLYREEMVAKISWKRDSPSRIEFIGARSSSPIAERGDRVPGELSGNGRDLVFDPSADYLRIVGADGDPEGFSYPLREGGEADYTFALGDSTTIGLPGGKKIRILALQVTPRRSDWKLMSGTLWFDAETFGLVRAAFRPARPFEMRRDLDADDMKDVPKYINARGEVKFITLEYGLYENRWWMPRFVAIDAVGSMGSWMNVPFRLERVYRDYEVEGGVAPDPASTFRPAGRVAARPKRHAGEPEQDSTRGRWSNDSNLVVVIPKDTASLLTSPELGAPILDMGDLISESELKGLEGAIGALPDRKWENHVELPSGLSTVLQHARYNRIEALSLSANARADFGPLRVDALARIGLADGIPNGELSLTRETTSRRFSLAGYRRLAAANPDAHPLGAINSMLGLLAGRDDGEYFRTLGAEITAGSTTGGWGARLYYEQQRTADVETSASLPHLFDGDRRFRSNIVADRATQAGAVVTLRGSKALSRSFTLGAETNVEGGTGGFDFGKGAVTLRGFITPGGPIAGAFTLSAGTTRGDVPVQSQFYLGGAGSLRGYAGGVVSGNAFWLGRAEVGNSLPAVRLIGFVDAGWAGSRANFSSGRPLIGAGVGASFLDGLVRIDLARALRAPTGWRLEFYLDGLL, encoded by the coding sequence ATGCTCGCAACCCTGCTGCTCTTTGCCCAAGTCCAGGGCGCCGCGACGGCCCAGGTACCCGCTGCCTACGCCGATGCCGCCACCGAGGCACTCGTCACCCGCGCCCGTCAGGCTCGGCAACGCAATGAGCGGCTGGTGACGGCATACACCACCACCGTCTCCTCCCGGATGGGTGTCGGCATCAAGGCCCTGCTTCGCGACCGGATGCTCTACCGTGAGGAGATGGTCGCGAAGATTTCCTGGAAGCGGGACTCGCCCTCGCGGATTGAATTCATCGGCGCGCGCTCCTCTTCGCCGATCGCCGAACGCGGCGACCGCGTCCCGGGCGAGTTGAGCGGCAACGGTCGCGATCTCGTCTTCGACCCCTCCGCTGACTATCTCCGGATCGTCGGGGCCGACGGCGATCCCGAGGGCTTCTCCTATCCGCTGCGTGAAGGCGGTGAAGCCGACTACACCTTCGCCCTCGGCGACAGCACGACGATTGGCCTTCCCGGTGGCAAGAAGATTCGCATCCTCGCGCTGCAAGTCACGCCGCGTCGTTCCGACTGGAAGCTGATGAGCGGAACGCTCTGGTTCGACGCCGAGACGTTCGGGCTGGTGCGAGCGGCCTTCCGACCGGCGCGCCCGTTCGAGATGCGTCGCGATCTCGATGCCGACGATATGAAGGACGTCCCCAAGTACATCAACGCGCGCGGCGAAGTGAAGTTCATCACGCTGGAATACGGCCTTTACGAGAATCGCTGGTGGATGCCACGCTTCGTTGCGATCGATGCCGTTGGCTCGATGGGCTCCTGGATGAACGTCCCGTTCCGGCTCGAGCGGGTCTACCGTGACTACGAAGTGGAGGGCGGGGTCGCGCCCGACCCGGCCAGCACCTTCCGTCCAGCCGGACGGGTGGCGGCGCGTCCGAAGCGCCACGCCGGCGAGCCCGAGCAGGATTCCACCCGCGGACGCTGGTCCAACGACAGCAACCTCGTCGTCGTCATCCCGAAGGACACCGCCTCGCTGTTGACGTCGCCGGAGCTCGGTGCACCGATTCTCGACATGGGTGACCTGATTTCGGAGAGCGAACTCAAGGGACTCGAGGGTGCCATCGGCGCACTTCCCGACCGCAAGTGGGAGAATCATGTCGAGCTTCCGTCGGGACTCTCGACCGTGCTGCAGCACGCCCGCTACAACCGGATCGAGGCGCTCTCGCTGAGTGCCAATGCCCGCGCCGATTTCGGTCCGCTCCGCGTCGACGCGCTCGCCCGGATCGGCCTCGCCGACGGGATCCCGAATGGCGAACTCTCGCTCACTCGCGAGACGACATCACGCCGCTTCTCACTGGCGGGCTATCGCCGACTCGCGGCCGCCAATCCCGATGCCCACCCGCTCGGCGCGATCAACTCGATGCTGGGGCTGCTGGCCGGGCGCGATGACGGCGAATACTTCCGCACCCTGGGCGCCGAGATCACCGCGGGAAGCACCACCGGTGGCTGGGGCGCACGGCTCTACTACGAGCAGCAGCGAACGGCCGACGTGGAAACCTCGGCAAGCCTGCCGCATCTCTTCGATGGTGATCGTCGGTTCCGTTCCAACATCGTCGCCGACCGCGCCACCCAGGCCGGCGCGGTGGTCACACTGCGCGGGAGCAAGGCGCTCTCACGCAGCTTCACGCTCGGTGCCGAAACGAACGTGGAGGGCGGCACCGGCGGCTTCGACTTCGGCAAGGGCGCGGTCACCCTGCGCGGCTTCATCACCCCGGGTGGCCCCATTGCTGGCGCCTTCACGCTCTCCGCGGGAACCACTCGCGGCGATGTGCCCGTGCAGTCGCAGTTCTACCTCGGTGGCGCGGGGAGCCTGCGCGGGTATGCGGGCGGTGTGGTCTCGGGGAATGCGTTCTGGCTTGGACGTGCCGAAGTCGGGAACTCGCTCCCCGCAGTACGGCTGATCGGATTCGTCGACGCGGGCTGGGCCGGGAGCCGGGCGAACTTCTCGAGCGGAAGGCCGCTCATCGGTGCCGGCGTCGGTGCGTCATTCCTCGATGGCCTGGTGCGCATCGATCTCGCGCGTGCGTTGCGGGCGCCGACCGGGTGGCGGCTGGAGTTCTATCTCGACGGACTGCTCTGA
- a CDS encoding ATP-binding cassette domain-containing protein, protein MALLGLQEVTLSFGGPKLLDRATLAIERGERVCLIGRNGAGKSTVMKLLDGTLAPDSGEVVRQVGLSVTRLEQEVPGDVSGSTFDVVAEGLGEAGKLLARYHQVSHDVALHASDAAMRELGRLHEALDAARAWETSERVDTVLSHLGLDPDAPFAKASGGRKRQTLLARALVRNPDVLLLDEPTNHLDIEAVEWMEEFLIGHGTTLVFVTHDRTFLRRVATRIVDLDRGKLIDWGTGSYDSYLERKEAALAVEAKEWSEFDKKLAREEVWIRTGIQARRTRNEGRVRALEALRLERGARRERTGTVRLQAQEAERTGRMVIEAKDVNFAYGARPIVRDFTTTISRGDRVGLIGPNGSGKTTLLRLLLNELAPDSGTIRMGTNLEVAYFDQLREQLDPEQTVVNSIGDGTEFIEINGVRKHVLGYLQDFLFSPDRARTPIRVLSGGERNRLLLARLFTRRFNVLVLDEPTNDLDIETLDLLEELLLNLKATLLVVSHDREFLDNVVTSTLVMEGNGRIGEYVGGYSDWVRQRGTAAAELVRATSRPASAPANGTPASKPAKKKRLTSKEASELAGLPERIDAAERERQQLFDSLADPALLRNGAAVATAKTRLAAVDAEIVTLTQRWEALELLAHDA, encoded by the coding sequence ATGGCCCTGCTGGGCTTGCAGGAAGTGACCCTGTCCTTTGGTGGACCCAAGCTGCTCGATCGTGCCACGCTGGCGATCGAGCGGGGCGAGCGCGTCTGCCTGATCGGGCGAAATGGTGCCGGCAAGAGCACGGTGATGAAGCTGCTCGATGGCACCCTTGCCCCGGATAGCGGTGAGGTGGTGCGGCAGGTCGGGCTCAGTGTCACGCGGCTCGAGCAGGAAGTACCCGGCGATGTCAGTGGCAGCACCTTCGATGTGGTGGCCGAAGGCCTCGGCGAAGCAGGCAAGCTCCTCGCCCGCTACCACCAGGTGAGCCACGACGTGGCCCTGCATGCAAGCGATGCCGCCATGCGTGAACTCGGCCGGCTGCACGAGGCCCTCGATGCGGCACGCGCCTGGGAAACCAGTGAACGCGTCGACACCGTCCTGTCACACCTCGGACTAGATCCCGATGCGCCGTTCGCCAAGGCATCGGGAGGGCGGAAGCGTCAGACGCTGCTCGCGCGCGCACTCGTCCGCAATCCGGACGTGCTCCTTCTCGATGAGCCGACCAACCATCTCGACATCGAAGCCGTGGAATGGATGGAAGAGTTTCTCATCGGCCACGGCACGACACTGGTATTCGTGACCCACGACCGGACCTTCCTCCGGCGCGTCGCGACGCGGATCGTCGACCTCGATCGCGGCAAGCTGATCGACTGGGGCACCGGCAGCTACGACAGCTACCTCGAACGCAAGGAAGCGGCACTCGCGGTCGAGGCGAAGGAGTGGAGCGAGTTCGACAAGAAGCTCGCGCGCGAAGAGGTCTGGATCCGCACCGGGATCCAGGCGCGCCGGACCCGCAATGAAGGGCGCGTACGGGCGCTCGAGGCGCTGCGACTGGAGCGGGGTGCCCGACGCGAGCGCACCGGTACCGTGCGACTCCAGGCCCAGGAAGCGGAACGCACCGGCCGGATGGTGATCGAAGCAAAGGATGTGAACTTCGCCTACGGCGCGCGGCCGATCGTGCGCGACTTCACCACCACGATCTCGCGGGGCGATCGCGTCGGCCTGATCGGCCCCAACGGTTCCGGCAAGACCACGCTGCTGCGGTTGCTGCTCAACGAACTCGCGCCCGATAGCGGGACGATCCGGATGGGGACCAATCTCGAGGTCGCCTACTTCGACCAGCTGCGCGAACAGCTCGATCCCGAGCAGACCGTGGTCAACAGCATCGGCGATGGCACCGAGTTCATCGAGATCAACGGCGTGCGCAAGCACGTCCTCGGCTACCTGCAGGACTTTCTCTTCTCCCCCGACCGCGCCCGGACCCCGATTCGGGTGCTTTCGGGCGGCGAACGGAACCGGCTCCTGCTCGCGCGGCTCTTCACCCGCCGCTTCAACGTGCTGGTGCTCGACGAGCCGACCAACGACCTCGATATCGAGACCCTCGACCTGCTCGAGGAGTTGCTGCTCAATCTCAAGGCCACCCTGCTCGTGGTCAGCCACGATCGTGAGTTTCTCGACAATGTCGTGACCAGCACCCTGGTGATGGAGGGCAACGGTCGCATCGGCGAATATGTCGGCGGCTACTCCGACTGGGTGCGGCAGCGCGGCACCGCGGCCGCGGAACTGGTGCGAGCCACGTCTCGGCCGGCCAGCGCACCGGCAAACGGCACGCCGGCGTCCAAGCCTGCGAAGAAGAAGCGCCTCACGAGCAAGGAAGCGAGCGAGCTCGCCGGCTTGCCCGAGCGAATCGACGCGGCCGAGCGAGAACGGCAGCAGCTCTTCGACTCACTCGCCGACCCGGCCTTGCTCCGGAATGGCGCGGCCGTCGCGACGGCAAAGACCAGACTCGCTGCTGTCGACGCCGAGATTGTGACGCTCACCCAACGGTGGGAGGCGCTTGAGCTCCTCGCGCACGACGCCTAG
- a CDS encoding DinB family protein, whose translation MKFPVKSLVILACVAAPLQAQSADVGVPALRSLWQQLAGYVLASAEDMPEAKYSFKPTPEVRSFGEIIGHVAGSQNMFCAAALGDKAPAEDAVEKTAKSKAELIAAMKASIAYCTKAYAQTDKASAAEITLFGQKRNRMYALGINATHDGEHYGNLITYLRMNGMVPPSSKGM comes from the coding sequence ATGAAGTTCCCGGTCAAGTCCCTGGTCATTCTCGCCTGTGTTGCGGCTCCACTGCAGGCGCAGAGCGCCGATGTCGGCGTTCCGGCACTGCGTTCGCTCTGGCAGCAACTCGCGGGCTACGTGCTGGCATCGGCAGAGGATATGCCCGAGGCGAAGTACAGCTTCAAGCCGACTCCCGAGGTCCGCAGCTTCGGTGAAATCATCGGGCACGTGGCCGGCTCGCAGAACATGTTCTGCGCCGCGGCGCTCGGCGACAAGGCGCCCGCCGAAGACGCGGTCGAGAAGACCGCGAAGAGCAAGGCCGAGCTGATCGCGGCGATGAAGGCGTCGATCGCGTATTGCACCAAGGCGTACGCCCAGACCGACAAGGCATCGGCCGCCGAGATCACCCTCTTCGGGCAGAAGCGCAACCGGATGTACGCCCTCGGGATCAACGCGACGCACGATGGTGAGCACTACGGCAACCTGATTACCTATCTGCGGATGAACGGTATGGTCCCGCCGTCGTCGAAGGGGATGTAA
- a CDS encoding right-handed parallel beta-helix repeat-containing protein, whose translation MMPSRLRRGYLGVAALALAAGCTADPVVPTNIPGSGTELAPAGTANLGGTVVVKPSSMNGWYFWNDRNDVFTGSPGELVTGPASPPAGVGSVRLGPLTDDGTTAAGHSVIATNAYAGTPLANITDLSYASYQPGPTLAVAMQFDVKYRTTDVAYGGRLIFEPYQNGAASVGAGWQSWTPLAGRWWASKTSAAGSGGAQVVALPAGNCAQATPCTWAELMAAFPQATISGRFLLKAGSNWNGFDGNADNLVVGVSGLTTTYDFEQEAQCTAVCYADAVTGNDAFGGGTAANAKQHIQAAINQVSAGGVVRVLPGTYNESAPNSVATSVGGTYQFGLFFGSSKPGITLMGVTAGDVPITNAAATLATINTDATNNFGTSGIFVEAVNTTIRGVTVGPNVSGDNKTIEVVADNFTLQYAATAVPGGGAVYISEFDAPAGAVSSYHLLNNRFTDATQIAISSGAGLAGPASAREIKGNAFDLGGASWPSISFNGSGGVPWFTKSVGGADISGNSFTGGSAQYIRARGTYIEAQFAWQAWWTGNTYDKATVALVTEAPFDVRSFSYTSAPYTFTNVRRIGSTIQGEVDIAVAGDAVLARAGTYPEDVVANKANLKLKGAGIDASVIVGPIGGPGSTIAIAAAGILIDGFTITRAGNTVADWNGALNSAGVAVQGQTNSVELRNSKLSGLRTGVDINNSNGNSIHNNIIDNNRTGLIFRNQTDNTSVINNFITNNWTLGVLFLDGSGGTNSPVQSAINSTFSFNNISGNWYGQIGDRQSGGSLPSPGTNLKNFSGNWLGSTAPVISGAASVEPGYAAQIPIVFGGGASAPGGQPDLTGPATANIVYIPFQCTGTDVSPAIGFQPAGILSTLAGGCVFDTQGPLTTLTPPAPAPTNTTIGIPVSISDLTTGNSPLKSYTWTRDGGVPTTITFGSSAVTQAFVLNVPADAAADVDNICVRGTDIWNNVGPEVCVMAVWYDPNAGFVTGGGWINSPAGAFPASPLLTGKANFGFVSKYEKGKTIPTGNTEFQFNAANLNFKGTVMEWLVVSGAKAQYKGSGTVNNAGDYRFMLTAIDGSAPGGGGADKFRIRIWNNLGGGLVYDNQLNAPDSADPTTLLGGGSIIIHK comes from the coding sequence ATGATGCCCTCCCGCCTTCGGCGCGGATACCTCGGCGTGGCCGCCCTCGCGCTGGCTGCCGGCTGTACCGCGGATCCGGTGGTACCAACCAACATCCCCGGCTCCGGCACCGAGTTGGCACCAGCCGGCACCGCGAACCTCGGCGGGACCGTCGTGGTCAAGCCCAGCAGCATGAATGGCTGGTACTTCTGGAACGACAGGAATGACGTGTTCACCGGCAGCCCGGGGGAGTTGGTCACGGGTCCGGCGTCCCCGCCTGCCGGAGTTGGCAGCGTCCGACTTGGCCCTCTCACTGATGACGGAACGACGGCGGCCGGGCATTCGGTGATTGCGACGAATGCGTATGCCGGAACACCGCTCGCGAACATCACCGACCTTTCATACGCGAGCTATCAGCCTGGCCCCACCCTGGCTGTCGCGATGCAGTTTGACGTGAAGTACCGCACCACCGACGTCGCCTATGGTGGGCGGCTGATATTCGAGCCGTACCAGAACGGGGCGGCCTCGGTCGGCGCGGGTTGGCAAAGCTGGACGCCACTCGCGGGGCGCTGGTGGGCGTCGAAGACGTCGGCCGCGGGTAGCGGTGGGGCTCAGGTGGTCGCGCTGCCCGCTGGCAACTGCGCCCAGGCGACGCCATGCACGTGGGCCGAGCTGATGGCGGCCTTTCCTCAGGCGACGATCTCCGGACGCTTCCTGCTCAAGGCGGGCTCGAACTGGAATGGCTTCGACGGCAATGCGGACAACCTCGTCGTTGGTGTCAGTGGCCTCACCACTACCTATGACTTCGAGCAGGAAGCGCAGTGTACTGCCGTGTGCTATGCAGATGCTGTCACCGGCAATGATGCGTTCGGCGGCGGCACCGCAGCAAACGCCAAGCAGCACATCCAGGCCGCGATCAACCAGGTCAGCGCCGGCGGTGTGGTCCGCGTGCTTCCCGGCACCTACAACGAGTCGGCGCCGAACAGCGTCGCGACGTCGGTGGGTGGGACCTATCAGTTCGGCCTCTTCTTCGGCTCCTCGAAGCCCGGTATCACGCTCATGGGAGTGACCGCGGGAGACGTGCCGATCACGAATGCGGCAGCGACGCTCGCGACCATCAATACTGACGCGACCAACAATTTCGGCACCAGCGGCATCTTCGTGGAAGCGGTCAACACCACGATTCGTGGCGTCACGGTGGGGCCGAATGTCAGCGGTGACAACAAGACCATCGAAGTCGTCGCGGACAACTTCACGCTGCAGTACGCGGCAACCGCGGTCCCTGGTGGCGGCGCAGTGTACATCAGCGAATTCGACGCACCTGCCGGCGCGGTGTCGAGCTATCACCTGCTGAACAACCGCTTCACCGATGCGACCCAGATCGCGATCTCCAGCGGCGCAGGCCTCGCGGGCCCGGCATCCGCCCGGGAAATCAAGGGCAACGCCTTCGATCTCGGCGGAGCCAGCTGGCCGTCGATCAGCTTCAACGGCAGCGGCGGCGTCCCGTGGTTCACCAAGAGCGTCGGTGGTGCCGATATCAGCGGCAACAGCTTTACCGGTGGCTCGGCCCAGTACATTCGCGCCCGCGGTACCTACATCGAGGCACAGTTCGCCTGGCAGGCGTGGTGGACAGGCAATACCTACGACAAGGCGACGGTCGCGCTCGTGACCGAAGCCCCGTTCGACGTGCGGTCATTCTCGTATACGAGTGCGCCGTATACGTTCACGAATGTGCGGCGAATCGGGTCGACGATTCAGGGAGAAGTGGATATCGCAGTGGCTGGCGACGCTGTGCTTGCCAGAGCGGGGACCTACCCCGAGGATGTCGTCGCCAACAAGGCAAACCTGAAGCTGAAGGGCGCCGGGATTGACGCTTCGGTGATTGTCGGGCCCATCGGGGGCCCGGGGTCGACCATCGCGATTGCTGCGGCCGGCATCCTGATCGACGGATTCACGATCACCCGCGCAGGCAATACGGTGGCTGACTGGAACGGCGCGCTGAATTCGGCAGGTGTCGCGGTTCAGGGTCAGACCAATTCGGTGGAGCTTCGCAATTCGAAGCTCAGCGGCCTGCGAACCGGTGTCGATATCAACAACAGCAACGGCAATTCGATTCACAACAACATCATCGACAACAACCGCACCGGACTGATCTTCCGAAACCAAACGGACAACACATCCGTCATCAACAACTTCATTACCAACAACTGGACCCTCGGCGTTCTGTTCCTCGATGGCAGTGGGGGCACCAACAGCCCCGTGCAATCCGCCATCAACTCGACCTTCAGCTTCAACAACATCAGCGGGAACTGGTACGGCCAGATTGGTGATCGGCAATCAGGCGGGTCCTTGCCGTCGCCGGGAACGAATCTCAAGAACTTCAGCGGCAACTGGCTAGGAAGTACGGCGCCCGTGATCAGCGGCGCGGCGAGTGTGGAGCCGGGCTATGCGGCACAAATCCCCATCGTGTTTGGTGGCGGGGCGAGCGCACCTGGCGGTCAACCCGATCTGACGGGCCCCGCCACGGCGAACATTGTGTACATCCCATTCCAGTGCACCGGCACGGACGTTTCTCCGGCCATCGGCTTCCAGCCGGCGGGGATCCTCTCCACGCTCGCCGGCGGGTGCGTGTTCGACACCCAGGGCCCCCTGACCACCCTCACGCCCCCTGCACCGGCGCCGACCAACACGACGATCGGGATTCCGGTGAGCATCAGCGACTTGACCACCGGCAACTCGCCGCTCAAGTCGTACACCTGGACTCGTGACGGTGGCGTGCCAACAACGATCACGTTCGGCAGCAGCGCCGTGACTCAGGCGTTTGTGCTGAACGTGCCGGCCGATGCGGCCGCTGACGTCGACAACATCTGCGTCCGTGGCACCGATATCTGGAACAACGTCGGTCCCGAGGTCTGCGTGATGGCGGTGTGGTACGATCCGAATGCCGGCTTCGTGACCGGCGGGGGCTGGATCAATTCTCCGGCTGGTGCGTTCCCGGCGAGCCCGCTGCTCACGGGCAAGGCCAACTTCGGCTTCGTCTCCAAGTACGAGAAGGGGAAGACGATCCCGACCGGCAACACCGAGTTCCAGTTCAACGCGGCAAACTTGAACTTCAAGGGAACGGTCATGGAGTGGCTCGTGGTCTCTGGCGCCAAAGCCCAGTACAAGGGGTCCGGTACGGTGAACAACGCCGGCGACTATCGCTTCATGCTGACGGCCATTGATGGCAGCGCACCCGGCGGGGGCGGCGCCGACAAGTTCCGCATCCGGATCTGGAATAACCTCGGCGGCGGCCTGGTGTACGACAACCAGCTGAATGCACCCGACAGCGCCGACCCGACGACTCTCCTCGGTGGGGGCAGCATCATCATCCACAAGTAG
- a CDS encoding glucan 1,4-alpha-glucosidase, producing the protein MTDPLPIPPGAPGIDARWTSSAKAGVGTAFSDASRVWFTISHGILNEIYFPDVDVACTRDLGMVVTDDHGFLSEEKRDAHHEVEWLGPGIPAFRFTNSCASGRYRIEKTIFAASEHHTILQHTRFVPLIGTLDDYHVHVVCSPHLGNQGADNTAWVGEYKQGHGLFAQRAGYAMALMASVPWRRRSVGFVGASDGWQELQASGQLVNEYPRAEHGNVALSGELDLRASGGECVIAIGFGHDWPKAAHHALASMLVPWEEVLQRYTREWEEWQRTLIPLDDADPTPDLFRVSMAVMRTHQSKSFFGGTIASLSIPWGFARGDGDLGGYHLVWPRDLVQTATGLLAAGAVDDAVKVIRYLHAVQEVDGHWAQNCWLDGTPYWKGIQMDETALPILLTDLAHREGALTETDLRWLWPMVRLACSYIVRNGPGTMQDRWEEDSGFSPYTLATEIAALLAAADLAEKMAEGVLAQYLRETADAWNESIERWTYVSDTPLSRDVGVAGYYVRIAPLDVPEQGSAAAGNTIIKNQPAERGSAPTHEVISPDALALVRFGIRRADDPRIRDTIAVIDARLKTDFAVGPAWRRYGQDGYGEHEDGGAFDGVGVGRPWPLLTGERAAYEIAAGNLVRAAELTATMAAFANSGGLLPEQVWDGANSADGELVFGKPAGSAMPLVWAHAEYVKLLRSLRDGAIFGTPSQPLARYGGATMPTAHFPWGFNLKARRMPEGRSVRITVLTPAVIRWSTDGWATAVDTPTRDSGFGTSIADLPTAELGRGATVEFTMQWLENQRWEGENFSLTVE; encoded by the coding sequence ATGACCGACCCTCTGCCCATCCCTCCCGGCGCGCCTGGCATCGATGCGCGCTGGACCTCGAGCGCCAAGGCGGGGGTCGGGACCGCGTTCTCCGATGCCTCGCGCGTCTGGTTCACGATCAGTCACGGCATCCTCAACGAGATCTACTTTCCTGACGTCGATGTCGCCTGTACTCGCGACCTCGGAATGGTGGTCACCGACGATCACGGCTTTCTCTCCGAAGAGAAGCGCGACGCACACCACGAGGTCGAGTGGCTCGGTCCCGGCATCCCCGCATTCCGCTTTACCAACAGCTGTGCCTCGGGGCGCTACCGGATCGAGAAGACGATCTTCGCCGCGTCAGAACACCACACGATTCTCCAGCATACCCGCTTCGTGCCACTCATCGGCACACTCGACGACTATCACGTCCACGTGGTCTGCAGCCCGCATCTCGGCAACCAGGGCGCCGACAACACCGCGTGGGTCGGTGAGTACAAGCAGGGGCACGGGCTCTTTGCCCAGCGCGCCGGCTATGCCATGGCGCTGATGGCGAGTGTGCCGTGGCGACGCCGCTCGGTGGGATTCGTCGGCGCATCCGATGGCTGGCAGGAGTTGCAGGCGAGTGGTCAGCTGGTCAACGAATATCCGCGCGCAGAACATGGCAATGTCGCGCTCTCTGGGGAACTCGACCTCCGCGCGAGTGGTGGCGAGTGCGTGATCGCGATCGGCTTCGGCCACGACTGGCCCAAGGCCGCGCATCACGCGCTGGCCTCGATGTTGGTGCCCTGGGAAGAAGTGTTGCAGCGCTACACCCGTGAATGGGAAGAGTGGCAACGCACCCTGATTCCTCTCGACGATGCTGATCCGACCCCGGACCTCTTTCGGGTCTCGATGGCGGTGATGCGCACGCACCAGTCCAAGAGTTTCTTCGGCGGCACCATCGCTTCCCTCTCGATTCCGTGGGGCTTCGCGCGGGGCGATGGCGACCTCGGCGGCTACCACCTCGTCTGGCCGCGTGATCTGGTACAGACGGCAACGGGCCTGCTCGCCGCCGGCGCCGTTGATGACGCGGTGAAGGTGATCCGCTATCTCCACGCGGTGCAGGAAGTCGATGGTCACTGGGCGCAGAATTGCTGGCTCGACGGCACGCCCTACTGGAAGGGCATCCAGATGGACGAGACCGCGCTGCCGATTCTGCTGACCGATCTCGCGCACCGCGAAGGCGCCCTGACCGAAACCGATCTGCGCTGGCTCTGGCCGATGGTCCGCCTTGCCTGTTCCTACATCGTGCGCAATGGTCCGGGCACGATGCAGGACCGCTGGGAAGAGGACAGCGGCTTCTCGCCATACACACTCGCCACCGAAATTGCGGCCCTCCTCGCGGCGGCCGACCTCGCCGAGAAGATGGCCGAAGGCGTACTGGCGCAATATCTCAGGGAGACCGCCGACGCCTGGAACGAGTCAATCGAGCGATGGACCTACGTCAGCGACACCCCGCTCTCGCGTGACGTCGGCGTCGCGGGCTACTACGTGCGCATCGCGCCGCTTGACGTCCCGGAACAGGGAAGCGCGGCGGCCGGCAACACGATCATCAAGAACCAGCCGGCGGAACGCGGCAGCGCCCCCACGCATGAGGTGATTTCACCCGACGCGCTGGCGCTGGTGCGATTCGGCATTCGTCGAGCCGATGATCCGCGGATCCGCGACACGATTGCCGTCATCGATGCGCGACTCAAAACCGACTTCGCGGTGGGCCCCGCGTGGCGGCGCTACGGTCAGGATGGCTATGGCGAGCACGAGGATGGCGGCGCCTTTGATGGCGTCGGCGTCGGGAGGCCGTGGCCGCTGCTCACGGGCGAACGCGCCGCCTATGAAATCGCGGCGGGCAATCTCGTGCGCGCCGCCGAACTGACCGCGACGATGGCGGCATTCGCCAATTCTGGCGGACTGCTCCCGGAGCAGGTCTGGGACGGCGCCAACTCCGCCGATGGCGAACTCGTCTTCGGCAAACCGGCCGGCTCTGCGATGCCGCTGGTGTGGGCCCACGCCGAGTATGTGAAGCTGCTCCGCTCGCTGCGCGACGGTGCGATCTTCGGCACCCCGTCCCAGCCGCTCGCGCGCTACGGAGGCGCAACCATGCCCACCGCGCACTTCCCGTGGGGCTTCAACCTCAAGGCGCGCCGGATGCCTGAGGGGCGCAGCGTGCGAATCACGGTACTCACGCCAGCCGTCATTCGCTGGAGCACTGATGGCTGGGCCACGGCGGTCGACACACCCACTCGCGACTCGGGATTCGGCACCAGCATCGCAGATTTGCCCACGGCGGAGCTGGGGCGCGGCGCAACCGTGGAATTCACGATGCAATGGCTCGAAAACCAGCGCTGGGAAGGGGAGAACTTCTCGCTCACGGTGGAGTGA
- a CDS encoding ROK family protein, protein MRVLVIDIGGSHIKVATNFGTEHRAAVSGPELTPDQMVAAVKEMTADWSCDAISIGVPGPVAKNTPVAEPKNLGPGWVNFDFAGAFGLPVKVVNDALMQAIGSYEGGRMLFLGLGTGLGSALVLDNHGFPLELAHLPYRRRKSFEDYLGNAGRKRMGNRKWRRRLVEVVRRLQAATLVDYVVLGGGNVEHVEELPEGARRGDNDNAFIGGFRLWDIGGIDG, encoded by the coding sequence ATGCGCGTACTCGTGATCGATATCGGCGGTTCCCACATCAAGGTCGCCACTAACTTCGGCACCGAACACCGTGCCGCCGTATCAGGACCGGAGCTGACCCCCGACCAGATGGTCGCAGCGGTGAAGGAGATGACGGCCGACTGGAGCTGCGATGCGATTTCCATCGGAGTGCCCGGGCCCGTCGCGAAGAACACCCCCGTCGCCGAGCCGAAGAATCTCGGGCCAGGGTGGGTGAACTTCGACTTTGCCGGCGCCTTCGGCCTGCCGGTGAAGGTCGTCAACGACGCCCTGATGCAGGCGATCGGCAGCTACGAAGGCGGCCGAATGCTCTTCCTCGGACTCGGCACCGGGCTCGGCAGTGCGCTGGTGCTCGACAACCACGGCTTCCCGCTCGAGCTCGCGCACCTGCCCTACCGGCGCCGGAAGAGCTTCGAGGATTACCTCGGCAACGCGGGCCGCAAACGGATGGGGAACCGCAAGTGGCGCCGGCGGCTCGTCGAGGTCGTCCGCAGGCTCCAGGCAGCTACGCTGGTCGATTATGTGGTGCTGGGTGGGGGTAACGTCGAGCACGTCGAGGAACTCCCCGAGGGCGCTCGCCGCGGCGACAACGATAACGCCTTCATCGGCGGCTTCCGGCTCTGGGATATCGGCGGAATCGACGGCTGA